CTAATTTTGGAACACAGGAGGATTTTTACATTGCATAATGGTCAAGAAGAAATTTTTTGTATTTATTCGTGTACACTAACGTTGTGTaatgattttgacatttcatCTGTGCTGCGTATTTCTCGGTGAACTTTTTCGAATCAACAGGGCTGGTTATTATTGCCAGGTGCCaagaatcattttgaaattttcataagAAAGAattgccccctccccccaccccccgACCACACCCTATCAAAACCTCCGGTTTTCAGGGCGATCCACGTGACAGGTTCATGGCCCGTTTTCTAGTGGTAAAAGTCTTATCaccattgtttatttcagaatGTCTACGCATGCGCTGTTGGTCTTCTGCGCCGCCTTGATAATGGCGGCTGCCGTACACGCGATGGAGGAACCAATGGATTTCATCCCTCCATCTGAACCCTGCAAACCGGAGATGAAGACCTGCGAGTTCTGGCTCCATGTCAAAGAAAAACTTACCATGGTTCACGGGAAGCTGATGGTGCAGCCCTCTAGCGGGAAAATCTATCATTCTAACGTAACGGACTTCTCTACTGCGCAGGCGCTGGATATGTCGGATGTTGTGACGGCTGATGGTTACACGGACTCGCGCTTGGTATATCTCGTGAACGGAACCATGCCTGGACCGACACTACACGTTTACACGGGACAGACTGTCATCGTTCATCTCCATAACCACCTTTTGGGTGCGGCCATCTCGCTTCATTTTCATGGTGTCCACATGAAGGGCACACCGTGGAGCGACGGTGTAGGTTTCGTCACACAATGCCCCGTACTTCCAGGACAACGATTTACTCACAAGTTTAAGATAACTCAACCAGGCGGGACTTACTGGTATCATGCGCATGTCGGAAGTCAGAGAACCATGGGAATTTTCGGGGCGTTCATCATAAAGAATAAGCCCAAACCTGCGCTTGCGGAACCGGAACCAGAAGAACATATTTTACTGTTACAGGATTGGAACCATGACTGGGACTCTGATTTGGCCTATTTTAAGATGGTTTACGGAATGTACGTGGGGAGCACGAAAATGGGTAACAGTGATTCTTTagatggcggccattttagTTTATTCCATTTCCAAGCGGGCTTAATCAATGGCAAGGGACGGTACTATGATCCCAGCGCCCTAAAGATACATAATGGAGCTCCGTTAGAGGTATTCAAAGTCAGAAGGGGTAAACGGTACCGTTTCCGCATAATTGCAGCCGGTAACCTGTACCCGTTTAGAGTTTCCATTGATCAGCACGAACTGACAGTCGTTGCTACAGATGGGTACGATGTAGACCCGATGCCCGTGGAATCTCTCATCATCAATCCAGGCGAGAGGTATGACGTCATGATCACTGCGGACCAACCAGTTCAGAACTATATGGTCCGGGCGCAGACCTTAGAAGTTGATGTTGAACACGTGGCTGAAGCTATCTTGAACTATGACGGTGTTGACCCCGTGCATGAGCCAACAACAAAGAAGAGAGATTGCACCGGAAGCAAGCCCTGTAAGGTCCTGAATTGCCCCTTTAGATACTACCCAAGTGGTCAGAATACTGAGTGCATTTTGCTGGATAAACTCCGGGGACGAGCAGGTGACGCGCCAAACGCTGGTAGTTCTAATTTCAAGGAGTTCTTCCTAAACTTTGCTTTCCCGGGAAAAGGTTGGACACCGGGGTCAGTCAACGGCCGCGCCTATCTTCAACCAACGGTTAGTCCGCTCACACAACCGGACGAGATGAACTGGGGATGTGATCCGGAGAAGTGTGGCGAAGAAAAAACCTGTTCCTGTGCCTACCACGTGGATATCAACTACGGCGACACTGTGCAGATGGTCTTCCTGAACATGGGTCAAGGAAAGGGATGGGCTCACCCGATACATTTGCACGGACACAGCTTTTACGTAGTGAAGATGGGATATGGGCGCTTTAATAAAACCACTGGGAAATTCCTCGCAGACAATCTAGATATAGACTGCCGCGGTAACCCAGACAGAGAAAAGTCGTACTGTAACGCGGCAACTTGGGCAAACCACACCTGGTCTGGCGACAACATCCCCGGGATCAACCTGGAGCGACCCCCGGTCAAGGATACTGTCATTGTTCCGTCTGGGGCGTACGTTGTCCTCAGATTCAAAGCAGACAACCCAGGTATCTGGATCATGCATTGCCACGTGGAGATACACAACTTGGACGGGATGACGATGCTTGTGAGAGAAGCGCCCGAGAAGCTCCCGAAGCCTCCTAAGGACTTTCCGACCTGCCGCAGCTTTAAGTATGAGGAGCCTCTAAACGTGGACGTCAACTCTAAACCCACGAAGCAAATCTTCAACACGCCGGCTCACATGTACCAGAAGCATTTCCGTCACAGCGGATAATGGTTCGTTTCATTTTCCGGTCCTTATTTCACAAGTGCATTGGCCAAAATGGTGTATATTTCCTTATTTTTAACCGAATTTTACAAAAAAGTGTTTGGGTGACAGAGGACTTCCTTTACCAGCTTGACATGTGGTCATATTCACCTACCAGTACTTTGTTCAAACGCTTCAAAGTTGCATGAAATTCCGGCATCATTATGACCAATCAAGATCGTATGACGTCACTCTCAGTGTGTTGGGCTGTGTACTCCTATGCTGGCACACAATTGCGATTCTCAAGCATTTTTTGAGCAATGTAAACGTATAAAGTACAGGTATTTTATTTGCAAAAGAAATCACATATCACACCAACACTTACTTTGTGATCTTCTTCGGTTGAAAATGGGAGAATAAATGTCCTTTTTGCTTCGGCAGCACCTTTTGAAACAAGGAGTAAAATGCTAAATTCCAACTCCAGCGAGTATATACGACCAAAAATagataatgaaagaaaacaaaagcCGCGCAAGGTTTAGTTGCCTCGCTTGCCACCAGAGGGCTTGCCGAAAACATAGTGTTTACGTAGTATTTTGCAACCTTTTTTGGCTGATAAACTAGGGAATTATATCTATAGAGGCGATTACCAGCTTATGTAAGATAAAAGCGCTATGCCGCACACAATGGATGAACGCgtctccctgcgagatctcgtgatatttggcgATCGATCGCCCCGGTCAACAGTGACTTGGGGCGAGAGTCTGACAGGACTGCGCTCggtagtgacgtcagtccttcCTCCCCTGTGACACTGAACTTGACGagtaaaaaaacccagaaaataAACAATTCCATATCGTTTAATTCTTATAAGATTCTAATGCAATTCCATTCACAAAAGCGTTTTTATATAGCTCTACGATACACGTAATAATAAATAATGGCGTTATCATTATCACAACTtgcttttttggcacttaatatATAACTTTCAAATTTTACAGCCACTTAGCATTTcgcgaactacatgtacttcgattcgcgaaaataaaagtcgcgaaaattagatttgaaaTACCGACATCTGCCAAAGTAAAATCAGTAAAAATGTGTGAATATCGCTGGCAAAAATAAAGTGGGGCGAAAATCTGTTGGTTTACTGTTTCACATTTCGTGCATCTTCTCCCCAACACCGGTGTAGAGAgtaaaaaatgtccccctgCGAAGAGGTCCGGCCATATTGTATTCTGGCTGATTATGGACAGGTAAGATTCTCTTGGAGCCACGACCGTCAATAGCCTAGGGTTACAACGCAAAGTAGAATCCTTCGTTCCCCGGACAGTCtttccaaggacatttcaaacttctacatcaTTTACAGGCGCCACAGATAGGGGAAGGTATCAAACGGCGGGTACACGTTTCAAGTACCACCACAAGTTTTAAACCTGACAATACTATATTTCGATATTAAAAAAGACCTATTGACTTAATCACACTATGTGCACATAATGAAAATATACACAGGAAATGACCCATGTAAAATAGCCCACTTTTATTCTCACGAGTGATCTGTGGTATCCGTGGGTCAAAATAACATTTGATGAAGAGACCCGTCACGAAATAATTGCGGTTTTGCGGTTGGAAATAAGTACATACGATTTTCATGCCAAAAATAATAATGGCAACCTTTGTCAACCAATGTATTGGTatacggtatacggtaaaaaaggtacaggaaaaaaggtacggaaataaaggtattcTATAGGTATACTATAGGCCTAACCCTAGACATTGCATTATATAAAATGCTTAGATGAAAATTATATAAACTGTAAAACTTCCCTTGATATCGATTTCAATGCAACATCCGACATTTAACAAAAAACACACTACTCAAACTTTCAACAGATCAGTCAACATTTCAGATTCAGAGCTTTTCGCGTTTGGAGATGAGGCGCGGTCGAATCTTGTGAATGAAAAATGGCTTAGGAATCTACCTGTCTAGGGGAAAAAATCCTTCGGATTGCAACCATCTTCAAAAAAAAGTACTGGCTTTCAGTTGGATGGCTTCGAGATGCGTCATGGGTTGACCAAAGGTATCACCATTTTGGTTCTAAAATGAAATCCCAAAgcaatgaagtgaatgcccagtttaaaacatgggaggctgttctctgaaaaacaaagaacagactcccaaccttgaaattggcGTTCACTTCATTTGGAAGTGTTCTAAATGCGTCAGGATTTCAAgctctggtggccaaactgccggtggtacctgtggtcaacccttaacgaATTCTATACTGCTTGTTATCAGCGCGAGGATTGGACATTATACTGGGGAAAATGTATCAATGGCTGTCCCCCAGTTCTCTTTTGTAGACTGATTGTAACTTGGTTTACTTAGCTTTCAAAAGACCCACACAACATTATTTATCATGATAAACATATTCTGAAGTGAGCAATGGGTTCcgcaattatacatgtattttcaaatcaaaccaaaacattcaaaattaCATCAATAGATTATAATAATTGCAACAGGTTTCCCAGTACAAAGGCGTGACTTAGGCCCATTTGTATATAACTACATATGAAAATTGCCTAAGGTCCTGCACAAGTAATTATTTTACTGCGCTATATCAAACATGAATTGGCTTGAAGAAAAATACCATGCGAGATTTAACGCATGTATATCAAACACTCGGCTTCGTCTTTGATAAAATATATTAGGCCTATTATACACTTTGTAGAAATAGTAGGCCACAAGGTCAATAGGCATGTGAAGAATTGTTAAGGCTACTTTTCGACTGCTTCGATATTCAGTACcaatcaaaggtcatggttaCGACACCATTAGCGCTGCGGCCATTAAtacgagcagttagaaagttcATGTACACGCACAATACTTAATGTTAACCGATGTGTTTCAGAATACATAATAACTATGTGTTCACCCTGACAGCAGACACTTTTTCACCTCTTGACCGAAGGCAAAGTCGTCTCAGTTTTCTGACGGGTGTCAATACCGGGTGCAAATGTATCATTTTATGCTCAAGTCATCCTTGAAGTAATAATTCGGGGTCTAAGGCATCACCATTAAggcaagaacttgaaatcctaaagcaattataaCTCTTTTGTAATGAGGTGAATGTCAATTCAAGGATGGGgttctgttctctggaaaacaaaaaacTGATTCACAtgcttgaaattggcattcactttgctTAGAGAGAGTTCCAATTGCTATAGGATTACAAGTTCCAAACAAAATGCTGTGGCCTATGGTCAATAAAGAGAGCCGAGACATCACTGCATTCTCACTAAACTAAGATATAACAGGGTCGTGGAATCAAAGTATGCGTACACATTACCGTTAATCTTAGCCATATATCAATCACACTTTAATATAATCATACGATTATGATAATCGTGTACACAAAGGGATTATCGGGTTGATTTAGACGGCACTGATGTGCGAATGTTATAGAGGCTTGATCCCATTATTCGGCCTGCATGGTCATTTCAATGTTAATCCGATGTCACAAGTCTGAGACAATCACAGCAGGTTCTTAGTTCAAAAACCTAGTTGAAAACCGACATGTGGGTTCTTATGCCCTGCATGCAGCATAATGTATATTTCGTACCTGTACCGATATGTGACAGAAATACACGTCCCACTGAAATAATAGGGGAACGATAGGGGAACTCACAGAATTTTCAAAGAGTTAACAttgattcacgttgtcacttgtcaagGTCCACATGTGACATGTCACGTGTCACAAGGAATTGGGCTTAAAACATGACTTGACGTGACGTGACGGTGAAGGGTGATATCGTGAATCTTATGCAGCAACAGCTTTGGAAATGGTTGGTTCGTTCCTAAAGTGACATGTTACTAATGGCAAAGTGAACTCTATGCCGGGAATCTATGTAAAAAGAGTCTTTCAAGactctgatgtacatgtaaacgagTCTAAGACTTGACTGAAAATGCAATTTGCTCTCTAAGAAATAACTGAGACCTGGTCTTACAATATCTTTTCTCAGCCAAAACCCATACGTCCTTTTCAAAAACTCAGACGAgtagaaaaaaatttaaatttcaaaattgctaagCCAATAATGATATAAGTAGTATGCCCATTCAACAGTACATTGTACTCCTATTCCTACACTGAATATAATCCATAAGCATAGTCTGATAAATACACTACATTGTACAAGCCCTATTGCGAgttggaggtacatgtatatcaaaatctCCAATCCACTATGTTCGAAATGTATACAGATTTTTACACAGCTGTATATACacgggcccagttgctcaaaacAAGTTAGACTCTACTTGGCGTTATTTCTTTCAGTTAGGCGCAGGACCTagtttttcaaaacaactttcGTCACTAACGTTGGCGtcaacttaaagggacaatataggcagcagctaggcaggcaagataaagttacacaaagtcgccaataggggtctctatcacatctcacagtacgttgaaatgattctcgcttgtacgaggaatatatctagtgctgaatctgacatgacccagggcccttactgtgtatattagtcacctgaaggccgaattagcccctctgctcctgcctatagtccccctttaacatagCGTTAGCTCCTCAGTTAGCCCTCAAACGtaacgccaagttaagctaACGCCAGCATTAGCGACAAAACTGTTTTTGAAAAACCGGGCCAAGACCTTTAGAAGGCCACAACACATGGAggccacaaaaatcaaaaattgttTGTGTTAACTGTATTTCtaccatcttgacccgcaatgttttgagctCGCTGAATAACTCAGCCAaagctcgatagtggtgacgcaaacgcatgagagtcaagATGATTTCTACTGGCTCACGTGAAAAGATAAACATTGCTGTAGAGCATAAAATTCCCCTCATGGCAATGGAAGTACATATCGGTattgatttaagataattttcaaggtcacatcgGAAACAAATGTTGATGTTCACATTTATAATGCGCTTTGTATATCCGCAGAGGTTCAAACATAATTATTTGAATGGCACTGTGTCGATATTTGAAAGTCGCCAACACCACAAATCAATTTTACTCCTAAAGGAGATGTAACGAGCAGCCTGATTGGCCGTCGCAACAACAAGGCTCAGATTCAACCAATGAACGATGGCGGCTTTCATGAAGTTCAATTATTTATCACACAAGATAGGCCATGTTCCCATCACTATCACTTTCATTCCGATCGTCCTTTTTCGGGATGATTTTGAAGTTGTCTTTGTGCAAACTAATCCGACGCTGCCTGAACCTTAAAAGTTTCTGGAACTGTTGATAAACAACATCTTCGTGATGCAACGTCTTGAAGACGTCGATACACCTCTGCCTGAACAGTTCATCATCACTTCCGTAGCCGTCGTTTTCATCCAGAAGTTGGTTGATAGCCGAATCCAGTTGAGGCTTTGGGTCAGGTGACTTTACGCTGTCGTCTGCTCTTCCGTTATAACCCGGGAAAAAGTTACGTCCGGGTACAGCCCTTGGCGTCTCTGTCGTGTCCGAAGTGTACCCCTCCTGGTCGAAAACATCACTCATGGTCGAATCTAACCTATCTGAATACCAGCCTGAATCGACGCTGGCCATACTGGGGTACCCCTGCTGGCAGTCTCCACGCGAACTATCGAAAGAGGTACTCGGGTAATTGCGCGTGTCGTTCGCAATTGCTTTCATCGCGAGGCCAGACATACTGCTCTGACTCGGATTCGACCTTGACATTTGCGGATATGGCGACTGTAAACTTTGACCCCTAACTGGTATCGGTTTTGACCTCTGAACATCCGATAATGTCCTTGACGGGATGTTAGGAGATGTGGATGCGGGCTGCGGTTTAGGTGGTGTTCGCCCGTCAATAACAATCGGCTGGTGCCTACCGACAGGTCTATAATCCTTAAACGGGTTCTGGCTGCCGACAGTTTGCGGTTGCGATGACGCCCGACTCAAAGATGGCGATCGAGATGTACTATTGTTCGGGTAACTCACGAAAACGTCATCAGCCTCACTCCCTTGCGACACAGTTCTCGGCCTGGCCGAGGTTTGCAGCGTTAATCCATAATTATTTCCATCAGATGACCTTGACCGTTCATGTTTACTTTCAGCCTGAACTGTAAGCCCATAACGAGGCTCATCAGTTTTTGAGCGCGCATGTTTTTTAAGTTGGACAGGCGACGATTGGGTTTTCGGTGATTCAGTCTTTTGTAAAAACTGCCAGTCCTGTTCTTCCCCGTCACGTGATTTGCGCGCGTTGTTATTTGAATTTAATAAAAGTTTAGGCGCACTTTTCTGATTGCCCGACCGTGACTTAGTCCCTGAATCGCTAGGATCACGGTTCTGTTGCTGCACAGCCCCCGACCATTGgtgtcttttctgcctcgcgccAGACGAGCCCGGGATTGTCAGTGTTCGGCTGCTCTGCTGTTGCCCAGCAACCTCAGGTTCCGTATAAAACCAATCGGTGTTTTCAACTCGGAACGGCGAGACATCGCGAGGACTTggcttttctttctcttttgtGTCTTTTTCCCCTCCTTTCGTCTTTGGGACGAAACTCGGCATGAACCATTCATCATCCGTCCTTGGAGGCGGGTATGATTTAATCCTGCTGCTAGAAGTGTTACTGTTCGTGGGTGCACTAGCGCACTTACTTCGCTCGGGTTCGCGCTGTCTCAAAGTCCATGACTGCTCAGGTTTCTTCGCCACGGTGGCCGGCTTATCCTCAACGGTCTTCGAGAACTGAGAATCCCTAGTAATTGACAAACCTCCGCTTCCTGTGTCGGGCCGCCGGGACAGCGTTGGCGACTGCAGTCCATCGTGAGCCATCATCTTCTCAAACTTACTCCTGACCCCTGCATATTCTggtggtttttcaaaagctgtaAGTTTTGCCTCAGGGGGTTGCCTTGTCCTGTTTCCATCCAGAACCGGCTGAACATTATCCCCGTCACTTAGTTTTCTCTTGATATCATCGCGCATATCGGAAACACTCGAAAAATTGAGAGTCCGAGGTGGTCGAGGACGTGGTGGCCGATTttcaccttgtttgactttctCCTCGAGAGATTTTTTACGTTCCCGGATCGAATCCCCGGCTCCTACACTGGCCCCCGACCCGGAACTGATGCTAGCGGTATCCTCGCGGTCGGAGTCAATCCTGTAACTATTCCTCGCTGGCACAGTAGGCGGAAAAACAAACACTCGTTCTTGTTTCTGGTCCTCCTTCGATCCGGCGCTACTGGAATCACTCCCGACCGAGTCACGCGAACTCCGTCTTTGGTATCGCAAATCCTTGTGATAGCCACCCAAACCGCTCGTGCTGATATCCTCGCCAGATATCTGTCTCTCAAACTGCATCTGGTTTAAACCCTCAATGACATCGTGATGTCGCTTCTCAATCGGAGAGCACAGTTCATTTTCTTGCCGAGTCACTCGGCGAGTTGGTTCAAAGAATTCCTTGTAGATTGCCCGCTTGACCCTTGGGCTGCCCCGGGGACTCCCACATTCAGACATTGTGCGCCTACCAATCTGCGGGGacttcatcatcatggtcaCGGGCAGGGCAGGCTCTTCCTGGGTCTGTAGCTGTTTCGGCTGCGTCCCCGTCGCAGCGGGGCGCAGCACCCTCGTCCGAGTCACAGTCGGGGCCTTTGGCCTACCAACATGGAAGTTCGGGGAAGGGACTGCTTTGAACATCTTACCTCGCTCAGTTTCCTTCAATATCTCCTCCGCTTTCTCCGTAATGTGGCCCAATTCCTGCTGCGTCAGATTCTCCTTTTTATCAGATAATGGTATAATCCCAATCGGCGCGAAAGAGTGAGGAAATTCGGGTCTTTCCTCAGCCGGATTCCCCTCTGTACCGTCCGTGTCAGCGTCCAAAACCAAGACCGGCAAGACACGCAACTCCTCACCCTCACCGAGTGTAATCCCTAGCTCCTCAGCAGTCAAATTCTCCGCGTGGTCGCAGTCTAGGACAATTTCCGCCCTAGTGCGGCCAGTTGAGTCCATCTGAAGCGTCTCCGTCCGATGCAGCCCATGTTTGGCAGAGAAGTGCGGACTTCGGTTCGCAGATAATGTAAACACCTCATCACCATCTGTTCCATTACCCATGTCCAATTTGCAATACGGTGCCAGTAATCCCTGGCTGACAGCACTCTCCGACTTCGCCCGTTGTATCTTCGGCGATTTTGGAACATCCTGGACCTTTGGCTTGACAACCTCCACTGTTTCGTTATTTTCGTTTGAGACTTCGATGGACGGGACGCTGTTTATTTGACGCCTGCGATCCGCCAGTCGGCCCGGTCTCATACTCTCGTCTGCTTGCGTTGGTGTGTTTGTTTGCGAGCTTGCACCGAGGTCTTGCGGCGTAAGGTAATCCTCCTTGGCATATTGTCGTGTTAATGTTTTTCTTTGCGTTGTTTGCTTATTCGATTTATCGGGTTGATTATTTTCTGATTGTGGCAAACTAGATCTAGCACGCCGCTCCGGGTTGGCGTTGCGAGGGGTCAATGCCTCCAGCATACCCTCTTCCTCTTCGGTATCAGATGCATTGCGCGGGGTCACCTCTCCACTGTGCTCACCGTCCTCTGTAGTAGTATTTGAAATGAAAGAGGTGTCTAAATCCTCCCCGCTGGCTATTTCAAGCATTTTATTATCTAAATCCGCTGCATAACTCGCGCCGTTCATTACGACAGGTTGCGAACCTCGCTCAGTACGGTGATCCGATTTTTGTTTTAATCCCGGCatgtttttcttcaggaaatTATTAAGTTTGTTCAACATAATCAAAGTGTCTAATTTTCCCGTATCACTGCCATTCAATGCTTCCTCATCACTCGAGCCCATCATGTGTTGTTCATTCGCTGAAGTCACAGATAATCGTCTGCCCGGTTTGGTCTGttgctgaccttgaccttccacGGCCGACCTTGAACCTAACTCCACTGCCGATCTCCTCCTAGGCCGAGGCTCCGGCGTGACTTCATCCTTTAATTTCTTAGCTCTTTCTTTTCGAATGTAAGATTTTGATTTCTTTTTAGATTTCTCGGCAGAATCTTGTCGTTGCAGCATTGACTCACGGTCCTCTTCTGCGTCGCCCGTGTTTGTTCCGGTGTCATCCGGTGACGCAGAGATCCGTAAGGAAGCTTGGCCCTCATCCCTTTCCTGCGCCTCTAAATCCGTGGCCTGCTTCTTACCATAATCAAAATATCCAGAATCATATCCACTCAAGTACCCTGTCCCTAATTTTTTAGCCAGGAAATTGCCATTGTCGCCTTCGAGCCCAAGCGAACCACGTGGGGTCCCAGAAGCACTTGTGTTCTCCGGTTCCTCAGGAATCACATCGTACTGTAGACCGCCAATAGCACCTTCCCCTAAAtccacatcatcatcgtcgcttCCGCCCTCCTCACGCCCCCTATCGCCACCTTCATTCAACTCACTATCGCTCTTATCTCGGCGTCGCCGCCCCTTGTGACCTTTCCCTTTTTTTATATTATCCATATTTATAGTAAACTGCAAATCGATTGTATATTTCCCATCTTTGTCCTTTTTCGATTCACTTTCCTCTTTCGCAACGGCCTTGACCCCGAGTTTTGGAGCGACATCTATCGTCTGCTCCTTATGCTTAGGTTCGtccttgaccttttgacctttgAGAGAGGTCTTGTTGACATTAACACTGATGTTCAAATTAACATTGTCTAAAGTTTTGCCGAGGCTTGAGCCACTTATTTCGGTAATATTTTTCGCCCCGTCAGGACCAGGGGAGGAAACCCGGATGAAAGAGTGTCCAACACTCATTCTCTCGCCCTCGTCATCAACCGTGTCATTAGTGACGTCACTAGCCGTTGTTGAAATGGAATCAGATCTCGTCTGGTTGGGAATTTCTTCCTCAGAGTGAATGTCTGTTGTCTGTTTGGACTCCATTTTCACTACCACGTGATGTATGTTTACAATCCTCCAACGAGGCTCGCAGACGTTTTATATGTTGGCATCATGACTGTCATGTGACCTGAAAAGATAGAATAAAGGAAATGATTTAGagagaagaaaagaaatagcaCTTTTACCTTAAACGCAATATCTTCCAAGACCAAGATCGTAGAGAATCATGCTTGGGGTTGACGACTCTACCTAAAATGCCCCACAAACGAGAAATTTCTGTCGCAGCGACCTCGATCATAATCGCATGCGACGAAGATCTCTCGTCgctgtggtcatcgcaggtacttggacaagaatcggtgatcgAAGAGACCCGCGATCAACCTCAAACCGTGTGATTACCGATTTCGCCCGAGACGAGCGATCTTTTTATCGCTGGCCGCACCAATTTGTCGCAGGTGGCGGCAATAAAATCACTCGTTCGGGGGGGCGCTTCGAACAAGACCGCTGAAGACGGCACAAGGTGAGTAATGTGCCCTCCTGGTAACGATATCAagaataaaaaatcaatgaCCTGGGAcctaaaaacaacaacaaacgaTGTCAAAGGGAATCTATAGGCATGCATAAGGTAGGttagattaagttacacgaagaTGCTAATAGGGGTCTCTACGACAGTGTATGTATCAAGCTACTcccgcttgtacgaggaa
The sequence above is a segment of the Lineus longissimus chromosome 12, tnLinLong1.2, whole genome shotgun sequence genome. Coding sequences within it:
- the LOC135497216 gene encoding uncharacterized protein LOC135497216, which codes for MSTHALLVFCAALIMAAAVHAMEEPMDFIPPSEPCKPEMKTCEFWLHVKEKLTMVHGKLMVQPSSGKIYHSNVTDFSTAQALDMSDVVTADGYTDSRLVYLVNGTMPGPTLHVYTGQTVIVHLHNHLLGAAISLHFHGVHMKGTPWSDGVGFVTQCPVLPGQRFTHKFKITQPGGTYWYHAHVGSQRTMGIFGAFIIKNKPKPALAEPEPEEHILLLQDWNHDWDSDLAYFKMVYGMYVGSTKMGNSDSLDGGHFSLFHFQAGLINGKGRYYDPSALKIHNGAPLEVFKVRRGKRYRFRIIAAGNLYPFRVSIDQHELTVVATDGYDVDPMPVESLIINPGERYDVMITADQPVQNYMVRAQTLEVDVEHVAEAILNYDGVDPVHEPTTKKRDCTGSKPCKVLNCPFRYYPSGQNTECILLDKLRGRAGDAPNAGSSNFKEFFLNFAFPGKGWTPGSVNGRAYLQPTVSPLTQPDEMNWGCDPEKCGEEKTCSCAYHVDINYGDTVQMVFLNMGQGKGWAHPIHLHGHSFYVVKMGYGRFNKTTGKFLADNLDIDCRGNPDREKSYCNAATWANHTWSGDNIPGINLERPPVKDTVIVPSGAYVVLRFKADNPGIWIMHCHVEIHNLDGMTMLVREAPEKLPKPPKDFPTCRSFKYEEPLNVDVNSKPTKQIFNTPAHMYQKHFRHSG
- the LOC135497214 gene encoding uncharacterized protein LOC135497214; amino-acid sequence: MESKQTTDIHSEEEIPNQTRSDSISTTASDVTNDTVDDEGERMSVGHSFIRVSSPGPDGAKNITEISGSSLGKTLDNVNLNISVNVNKTSLKGQKVKDEPKHKEQTIDVAPKLGVKAVAKEESESKKDKDGKYTIDLQFTINMDNIKKGKGHKGRRRRDKSDSELNEGGDRGREEGGSDDDDVDLGEGAIGGLQYDVIPEEPENTSASGTPRGSLGLEGDNGNFLAKKLGTGYLSGYDSGYFDYGKKQATDLEAQERDEGQASLRISASPDDTGTNTGDAEEDRESMLQRQDSAEKSKKKSKSYIRKERAKKLKDEVTPEPRPRRRSAVELGSRSAVEGQGQQQTKPGRRLSVTSANEQHMMGSSDEEALNGSDTGKLDTLIMLNKLNNFLKKNMPGLKQKSDHRTERGSQPVVMNGASYAADLDNKMLEIASGEDLDTSFISNTTTEDGEHSGEVTPRNASDTEEEEGMLEALTPRNANPERRARSSLPQSENNQPDKSNKQTTQRKTLTRQYAKEDYLTPQDLGASSQTNTPTQADESMRPGRLADRRRQINSVPSIEVSNENNETVEVVKPKVQDVPKSPKIQRAKSESAVSQGLLAPYCKLDMGNGTDGDEVFTLSANRSPHFSAKHGLHRTETLQMDSTGRTRAEIVLDCDHAENLTAEELGITLGEGEELRVLPVLVLDADTDGTEGNPAEERPEFPHSFAPIGIIPLSDKKENLTQQELGHITEKAEEILKETERGKMFKAVPSPNFHVGRPKAPTVTRTRVLRPAATGTQPKQLQTQEEPALPVTMMMKSPQIGRRTMSECGSPRGSPRVKRAIYKEFFEPTRRVTRQENELCSPIEKRHHDVIEGLNQMQFERQISGEDISTSGLGGYHKDLRYQRRSSRDSVGSDSSSAGSKEDQKQERVFVFPPTVPARNSYRIDSDREDTASISSGSGASVGAGDSIRERKKSLEEKVKQGENRPPRPRPPRTLNFSSVSDMRDDIKRKLSDGDNVQPVLDGNRTRQPPEAKLTAFEKPPEYAGVRSKFEKMMAHDGLQSPTLSRRPDTGSGGLSITRDSQFSKTVEDKPATVAKKPEQSWTLRQREPERSKCASAPTNSNTSSSRIKSYPPPRTDDEWFMPSFVPKTKGGEKDTKEKEKPSPRDVSPFRVENTDWFYTEPEVAGQQQSSRTLTIPGSSGARQKRHQWSGAVQQQNRDPSDSGTKSRSGNQKSAPKLLLNSNNNARKSRDGEEQDWQFLQKTESPKTQSSPVQLKKHARSKTDEPRYGLTVQAESKHERSRSSDGNNYGLTLQTSARPRTVSQGSEADDVFVSYPNNSTSRSPSLSRASSQPQTVGSQNPFKDYRPVGRHQPIVIDGRTPPKPQPASTSPNIPSRTLSDVQRSKPIPVRGQSLQSPYPQMSRSNPSQSSMSGLAMKAIANDTRNYPSTSFDSSRGDCQQGYPSMASVDSGWYSDRLDSTMSDVFDQEGYTSDTTETPRAVPGRNFFPGYNGRADDSVKSPDPKPQLDSAINQLLDENDGYGSDDELFRQRCIDVFKTLHHEDVVYQQFQKLLRFRQRRISLHKDNFKIIPKKDDRNESDSDGNMAYLV